One stretch of Thermodesulfobacteriota bacterium DNA includes these proteins:
- a CDS encoding MFS transporter has protein sequence MEISNTEIKAVTVISMIMGLRLLGIFFILPVFSVYTINYPEATLTLTGIAFGIYALSQSLLQIPFGWASDIFGRKPIIIIGLLLFSFGSLLCAMAASINQLILARVIQGSGAIGAVAIAALGDSTRPQIRAEAFTITSIIIGASFIVGLICGPFVAAKLGFKSLFYTLTLLGLIALIVTVYYFPKIDDHPENKQKPSILTLINEIELQRIYLASFVNSLILNFFFFIYPLSWISLGLEKLKLWKIYLLILLPSVLIIFPYIRHAEKKGKLQLPTRLGWAILLISFLLYLFAGNHNWILFVSGTALFFGYTLYQSVLPAFLTMRAAPSNRGAASGFYNLSNFFGASLGGMLVGYLYHMSQYIPLVLGLLIILLWGYIGLPNQPSKMKD, from the coding sequence ATGGAAATAAGTAACACAGAAATAAAGGCTGTAACCGTTATCAGCATGATAATGGGACTCCGGCTTTTGGGGATTTTCTTCATTCTACCCGTTTTTAGCGTATACACCATAAACTATCCGGAAGCAACCTTAACTCTTACAGGTATTGCATTTGGCATATATGCACTTTCGCAGAGCCTTTTGCAAATACCCTTTGGTTGGGCCAGCGATATTTTCGGGAGAAAACCCATTATCATAATAGGACTCTTATTGTTTTCTTTTGGTAGTCTTTTGTGTGCTATGGCTGCAAGCATAAATCAGTTGATTCTGGCGCGTGTGATACAGGGAAGTGGTGCAATTGGAGCTGTAGCAATCGCTGCGCTAGGTGATTCGACACGGCCTCAAATTCGAGCCGAGGCTTTTACAATCACTTCAATCATAATCGGGGCCTCCTTTATCGTTGGTCTGATATGTGGCCCTTTTGTTGCCGCTAAACTCGGCTTTAAGAGTCTTTTTTACACGCTTACACTGTTAGGTCTTATTGCTCTGATAGTTACAGTCTATTATTTTCCTAAAATCGATGACCATCCTGAAAATAAACAAAAACCAAGTATTTTAACACTTATTAACGAAATAGAGCTGCAAAGAATTTACCTTGCTTCATTTGTTAATTCGCTTATTTTAAATTTTTTCTTTTTTATTTACCCACTGAGTTGGATCTCACTTGGTCTAGAAAAATTAAAACTGTGGAAGATTTATCTTTTGATCCTTCTGCCAAGTGTTCTAATAATCTTCCCATATATCAGGCATGCTGAGAAAAAAGGCAAATTACAACTACCCACGAGACTCGGATGGGCCATATTGCTAATTAGCTTCTTATTATACCTATTCGCTGGAAATCATAACTGGATACTGTTCGTTTCAGGCACAGCACTTTTTTTTGGATATACACTTTATCAGTCTGTTCTTCCCGCCTTTTTAACAATGAGAGCAGCTCCGTCTAACCGTGGCGCAGCAAGCGGGTTTTACAATCTATCAAATTTTTTTGGAGCATCCCTAGGAGGAATGCTCGTCGGATATCTTTACCATATGAGTCAGTACATACCATTGGTTCTTGGTTTACTGATTATATTACTATGGGGATATATTGGGTTGCCCAACCAACCGTCTAAAATGAAGGATTAG
- a CDS encoding VWA domain-containing protein: MNNLTSSQIIETDSYDRRLFSELEGTSKELKNLIDRGSNLLPDFRSLVLDLFASFFKLNVLTIPRDVDNERFTLGRMIIEIAHSSEAYKNLREETVLDGFKSAAATLILGEELIKWIKSDEGISKNTLLREWEISRAVQSHNDYEEQVKTWEEIEKAKSLKNINNKKLKDEKKNADFKVNAIEGELKDLIKEQKDILAKLDKKIEKQIQSSLVIASDRVEEAEDEIKGWGSSMGIPVEKALGEKIDLASKLIKSEKLRKLSNMVGSLKEEMLTSRTKVWSKTGSEVYNVSNGYDLGRIIPSELLTLSHKHLRKDFMKRFIEQKLLQYYLRLEKGRGPLIVCLDGSSSMSGDKEIWSKAVCVTLLYFAKRQRRKFRVIVYSSKGSPLRYFESRARDGWAMSENDIIELAEYFPGGGTDFQDPLDKASELLNLSKFKRGDVVFITDGECDVGEDWLKGFLELKHKLKFKIYSVLIDLTGRESPKTLKRFSDLITTVSRLTSKDAKEVFISLD; the protein is encoded by the coding sequence GTGAATAATCTTACGTCATCGCAAATAATAGAAACCGACTCATATGATAGAAGATTATTTTCAGAGCTTGAGGGTACATCTAAAGAACTAAAAAATCTGATTGATCGTGGTTCAAATCTCTTACCTGACTTTCGATCCCTGGTTTTGGATCTGTTTGCTAGCTTCTTCAAACTAAATGTACTCACAATACCGCGAGACGTGGATAATGAACGTTTTACATTGGGAAGAATGATAATTGAAATAGCTCATTCGAGTGAAGCTTATAAAAATCTGAGGGAGGAAACAGTGCTTGACGGATTTAAGTCTGCAGCTGCGACCTTAATACTAGGTGAGGAATTGATTAAATGGATTAAATCTGATGAAGGCATTTCAAAAAATACACTCCTCCGAGAGTGGGAAATTAGTAGAGCTGTACAAAGCCATAATGATTATGAAGAACAGGTGAAGACATGGGAAGAAATTGAAAAAGCCAAATCTCTAAAAAACATAAATAATAAGAAATTAAAGGATGAAAAAAAGAATGCCGATTTTAAGGTCAATGCTATAGAGGGAGAGCTTAAAGACCTCATTAAAGAGCAAAAGGATATACTTGCTAAGCTCGATAAGAAAATTGAAAAACAAATACAATCCTCTCTGGTTATTGCCAGCGATAGGGTCGAAGAGGCTGAAGATGAAATAAAAGGGTGGGGGTCTTCGATGGGGATTCCGGTAGAAAAAGCCTTAGGGGAAAAAATTGATCTCGCATCCAAATTAATTAAAAGTGAGAAATTAAGAAAGCTTTCAAATATGGTTGGTAGCCTTAAGGAGGAAATGTTGACCTCTAGAACTAAGGTTTGGTCAAAAACAGGTAGTGAAGTCTATAATGTTTCCAACGGGTATGATCTTGGTCGTATAATACCTTCCGAATTATTAACATTAAGTCATAAGCATCTCAGGAAAGATTTTATGAAAAGATTTATTGAACAAAAGCTCCTTCAATATTATCTCAGATTAGAAAAAGGCAGGGGGCCTCTCATAGTCTGTTTAGACGGGAGCTCGTCAATGTCTGGAGACAAGGAGATTTGGTCAAAGGCTGTATGCGTGACACTTCTCTACTTTGCAAAGAGGCAGAGGAGAAAGTTCAGAGTAATAGTATATTCATCGAAGGGATCGCCACTAAGGTATTTCGAGTCAAGGGCGAGAGATGGCTGGGCAATGTCGGAAAATGATATAATTGAACTAGCTGAATATTTTCCTGGAGGGGGAACTGATTTTCAGGACCCACTCGATAAGGCGTCAGAGCTTTTAAATCTATCGAAATTCAAAAGAGGTGATGTTGTCTTTATTACGGATGGGGAGTGTGATGTTGGTGAGGACTGGTTAAAGGGATTCTTAGAATTAAAGCATAAGCTTAAATTTAAGATATATTCTGTACTGATAGATTTAACGGGGAGGGAATCTCCAAAGACGCTCAAGAGATTCAGTGATCTTATTACCACAGTATCAAGACTTACATCAAAAGACGCTAAGGAAGTTTTTATTAGCCTTGACTGA